Proteins encoded in a region of the Bacteroidota bacterium genome:
- the rodA gene encoding rod shape-determining protein RodA → MREPKNIFSNIDRIALLLFVLLVGIGWVNIYAAAFNEEHRSIFDLSQEYGKQFIWILVAFLLAFFIMLIDPKFFSTFAYPIYGFTLLMLVLVLFLGKEVNGSRSWIYFTETIRFQPSEFAKFAVALTLAKYLGDSGILIQDFRTRVVVIVLMLIPAALILLQNETGSVLVFTAFIFVLYREGLSGNVLITLFLAIVVFMLTLLLNIYIIIGTIVVLAIVMFFFIRRSRKNILVFSGLVAAALIFVLSVNLMYSRALNEHQRKRIDVLIGKDTDLKGAGYNVNQSKIAIGSGGLLGKGFLHGTQTKYKFVPEQNTDFIFCTIGEEWGFFGTTVVIGLFLILLIRLMFLAERQRSMFGRIYGYGVASILFFHLIINVGMTIGLAPVVGIPLPYISYGGSSMLAFTILLFVFLKQDANRLNII, encoded by the coding sequence ATGAGAGAACCGAAAAACATATTCTCCAATATAGACAGAATCGCGCTGCTGTTGTTTGTGCTGCTTGTAGGCATCGGCTGGGTAAACATATATGCTGCCGCATTCAACGAAGAACACCGCAGTATTTTCGACCTTTCGCAGGAATACGGCAAACAATTCATCTGGATACTTGTTGCGTTTCTGCTTGCATTTTTTATCATGCTCATCGATCCAAAATTCTTTTCCACCTTTGCCTACCCTATCTATGGATTTACCCTACTGATGCTTGTGTTGGTATTATTCCTTGGCAAAGAGGTGAACGGTTCGCGCTCGTGGATTTATTTTACTGAAACCATACGGTTTCAGCCATCCGAATTTGCCAAATTTGCTGTTGCACTCACACTTGCCAAATACCTCGGCGATTCCGGAATTTTAATACAGGATTTTCGCACAAGAGTGGTTGTAATTGTTTTGATGTTAATTCCGGCAGCACTGATATTGCTGCAAAACGAAACCGGCTCCGTGCTTGTCTTTACTGCATTCATTTTTGTTCTTTACAGAGAAGGGCTTTCGGGCAATGTTCTGATAACGCTGTTTCTGGCTATTGTTGTTTTTATGCTGACGCTGCTGCTGAATATTTATATCATAATCGGAACCATCGTAGTTCTGGCTATTGTTATGTTTTTCTTTATTCGCCGCAGCAGAAAAAATATTCTCGTCTTCAGCGGGCTTGTGGCGGCTGCCCTTATTTTTGTGCTTAGTGTAAATCTCATGTACAGCCGCGCACTCAACGAACATCAGCGGAAAAGAATTGATGTTTTGATTGGTAAGGACACTGATTTGAAAGGTGCAGGATACAATGTAAATCAATCAAAAATTGCAATCGGTTCCGGAGGACTTTTAGGAAAAGGTTTCCTGCATGGCACCCAGACAAAGTACAAATTTGTGCCGGAACAGAACACCGATTTTATTTTCTGTACCATTGGCGAAGAATGGGGGTTTTTCGGAACCACTGTCGTAATTGGATTATTCTTGATATTGCTGATTCGGCTGATGTTTCTCGCAGAGCGGCAGCGGTCTATGTTCGGTCGGATTTATGGTTATGGCGTGGCATCCATACTCTTTTTTCATCTCATTATTAATGTAGGAATGACAATTGGACTTGCGCCTGTTGTAGGTATACCCCTGCCCTACATCAGCTATGGAGGTTCATCCATGCTTGCCTTTACAATTCTTCTTTTCGTATTTCTGAAACAGGACGCAAACCGCCTCAATATAATCTGA
- the mrdA gene encoding penicillin-binding protein 2, which translates to MKKTYSGRRYVISIVFLVIGFIFIVRLFYIQVIDTSYKYFADNNVLRYNTEYPARGLIYDAKGRLLVFNEATYDLVVIPYQLPDKMDTVEFCKLTGVTKDVFIRRVKAASNYSPYLPSIFEEKIPREVYGMLQEKLISFPGFRVQARTIRNYPQPIASHVLGYISEVTPDMIKEDDYYRPGDYVGISGIEKSYERELRGRKGIKVIMVDVHGRDKGSYMDGKFDLEAKAGQNLFTFIDLDLQTYGEQLMQNKRGAIVAIDPSTGGILAMVSSPSYNPSLLVGRDRAANYFTLLLDKSLPLFNRALNGRYPPGSTFKPVIGLIAEQEQVITTSTLFPCYGGFPLGNGKMVGCHNHASPLALEAAIAYSCNAYFCKAFKNIIDNKKYRSTREAFNVWRKYILSFGLGIKLRCDVPNESAGYIPTDNYYDRAFGKNRWRSLSIISIAIGQGEIQLTPLQLANVACIIANKGWFYTPHVVKAIGNLQNLNARYTKKNQTLVNPMYFGPIIDGMANVVEAGTAHNVKMDSITVCGKTGTAQNSGKNHSIFMAFAPKENPKIAIAVIVENSGYGATWAAPVASLLIERYLTGKVKRLDLEQEILTGKTTNQ; encoded by the coding sequence GTGAAAAAAACATATTCAGGCAGGCGTTACGTTATATCTATTGTATTTCTTGTAATCGGGTTTATTTTTATTGTCCGTCTGTTTTACATTCAGGTAATTGATACCAGTTATAAATATTTCGCCGACAATAATGTACTTCGATACAACACCGAATACCCTGCCCGCGGGCTCATTTACGATGCAAAAGGCAGGCTTCTTGTTTTCAATGAAGCTACGTATGATCTTGTGGTAATTCCGTATCAGCTGCCGGATAAAATGGACACCGTTGAGTTTTGCAAACTGACCGGTGTTACAAAAGATGTGTTTATCAGGCGTGTGAAGGCCGCGAGTAATTATTCGCCCTATTTGCCGTCGATATTTGAAGAAAAGATTCCACGTGAAGTGTATGGTATGCTGCAGGAGAAGCTCATCAGTTTTCCCGGATTCCGGGTACAGGCACGTACCATCCGCAATTATCCGCAACCAATCGCTTCGCATGTACTTGGCTATATCTCGGAAGTTACTCCTGATATGATTAAAGAAGATGATTATTACCGTCCGGGTGATTATGTCGGAATCAGCGGTATTGAAAAATCATACGAGCGCGAACTGCGTGGCCGTAAAGGCATTAAGGTAATTATGGTTGATGTTCACGGCCGCGACAAAGGAAGTTATATGGACGGGAAGTTTGATCTGGAAGCGAAAGCCGGTCAAAACCTGTTCACCTTTATTGACCTCGATTTGCAAACTTATGGCGAACAGCTCATGCAAAACAAACGGGGTGCAATTGTGGCAATTGACCCTTCTACCGGAGGTATTCTTGCCATGGTTTCCAGCCCTTCGTACAACCCGTCGTTGCTGGTGGGTCGCGACCGTGCCGCTAATTATTTCACGCTCTTGCTTGATAAAAGTCTGCCATTGTTCAATCGTGCGCTTAACGGCAGGTATCCTCCCGGCTCAACATTTAAGCCGGTTATTGGACTAATCGCCGAACAGGAACAAGTTATTACGACTTCCACATTGTTTCCATGTTATGGTGGTTTTCCGCTCGGAAACGGAAAAATGGTAGGCTGCCACAATCATGCTTCGCCTCTGGCATTAGAAGCAGCTATTGCCTATTCGTGCAATGCCTATTTCTGCAAAGCGTTTAAAAACATCATTGATAACAAGAAGTACAGGAGCACCCGAGAAGCATTCAACGTGTGGCGAAAGTATATCCTGAGTTTTGGACTCGGAATAAAACTGAGATGTGATGTGCCAAATGAATCTGCAGGCTATATTCCGACCGATAATTATTACGACCGTGCATTCGGAAAGAACCGCTGGCGTTCACTTTCCATCATTTCAATTGCAATTGGTCAGGGCGAGATTCAGCTCACGCCCCTGCAACTGGCAAATGTTGCGTGTATCATTGCAAATAAAGGATGGTTTTATACGCCTCATGTAGTTAAAGCGATAGGCAACCTTCAGAATTTAAATGCACGTTATACTAAAAAGAATCAGACATTGGTAAACCCGATGTATTTTGGACCGATAATAGACGGAATGGCCAATGTGGTGGAGGCCGGCACGGCTCACAACGTGAAGATGGACAGCATTACCGTTTGCGGAAAAACCGGAACGGCACAAAATTCAGGGAAGAATCATTCTATTTTTATGGCATTTGCGCCCAAAGAAAATCCGAAAATTGCGATTGCGGTTATTGTTGAAAATTCGGGATACGGCGCTACGTGGGCAGCTCCGGTAGCCAGCTTGCTGATTGAGCGTTATCTCACCGGGAAAGTGAAACGCCTTGACCTTGAGCAGGAAATACTGACAGGAAAAACAACGAACCAGTAG
- a CDS encoding TetR/AcrR family transcriptional regulator produces MVEQEINTENKILDAAKRVFLKNGFDGARMQEIATEAGINKALLHYYFRSKDKLFDAIFTEAFSQFLPKVGEVMMTDIPFLEKIRIFIDSYINMLTKNPHLPIFVLHELHRNPGRIVQIIKNTGVDPNIISKILKSEAKKGNIVEMDAKHLVPNIIGLCLFPFVARPILQAIIFNGDEKAYESYLLERKEEVYKFITNALIKK; encoded by the coding sequence ATGGTCGAACAGGAAATAAATACCGAAAATAAAATACTGGATGCCGCCAAGAGGGTATTCCTGAAGAATGGATTTGACGGGGCACGTATGCAGGAAATTGCAACAGAAGCCGGGATTAATAAAGCCTTGCTTCATTACTATTTCAGAAGCAAAGACAAGCTGTTTGATGCAATTTTTACCGAAGCGTTCAGTCAGTTTTTGCCGAAAGTCGGAGAAGTGATGATGACAGACATACCATTTCTTGAAAAAATCAGAATCTTTATTGATAGTTACATCAATATGCTCACTAAAAATCCGCACCTGCCCATTTTTGTGCTCCACGAGCTTCACCGTAACCCCGGAAGGATTGTTCAGATAATAAAAAATACAGGCGTCGACCCCAACATCATTTCTAAGATTCTGAAATCTGAAGCGAAAAAAGGAAATATTGTTGAAATGGACGCAAAGCATCTGGTGCCGAATATTATCGGACTGTGCCTGTTCCCGTTTGTGGCTCGCCCAATTTTACAGGCCATTATTTTTAATGGCGATGAAAAAGCATATGAAAGCTATTTGCTGGAACGAAAAGAGGAAGTATATAAGTTCATTACAAATGCATTAATAAAAAAGTAA
- a CDS encoding TolC family protein → MIQKVKKSIFVLMLLSPFCMNAQSKDTLSLQYFYQHAQANYPITRQKDLMTQATDIKIKNLTKAYFPQVYLNGQAGYQSDVTSVQIPMIKLPGLDKDSYKATLDVSQTLWDGGASSAQKHLEQAGLQVDQQGVEVEIIRLKERINQLFFSVLLFQENERLLLNAQEQIRAQLKKVEAGVEGDILLSSNADVLKAELLKSDQQMIEIRMGKNTALEMLGELSGISIPAGSACGIPDLAVNTGTEENNRPEMKLYDLQMVKLDASKKIADTRLMPKISAYGQLGYGRPGLNMLSNEFNDWYMFGAKVSWNVWNWNLSKNEKKIADLQKEIVTTQKETFIKNVNVNARKDIGDIEKYSQLIEKDLEITALRKKITQTSSAQLENGVITATEYITELNNELQAALNLELHKIQKQMAKISFLSDTGKL, encoded by the coding sequence ATGATACAGAAAGTAAAAAAATCCATTTTTGTGCTGATGCTGTTGTCGCCATTTTGCATGAATGCTCAGAGTAAGGATACCCTGAGTTTGCAGTATTTTTACCAACACGCGCAAGCCAATTACCCTATTACCCGCCAGAAAGACCTGATGACACAGGCTACCGATATCAAAATTAAAAATCTCACAAAGGCCTATTTTCCTCAGGTGTATCTTAACGGACAGGCGGGTTATCAGTCTGATGTTACCTCTGTTCAGATACCCATGATAAAGCTTCCGGGATTGGATAAAGACAGCTACAAGGCTACACTAGATGTATCGCAAACATTGTGGGATGGTGGCGCATCCTCAGCCCAGAAACATCTTGAACAGGCCGGTTTGCAAGTTGATCAGCAGGGTGTTGAAGTTGAGATAATACGATTGAAAGAACGTATAAACCAGTTATTTTTCAGTGTGCTGCTATTTCAGGAAAATGAACGCCTGCTGCTGAATGCGCAGGAACAGATACGCGCACAACTTAAAAAAGTGGAAGCCGGCGTAGAAGGTGATATTTTACTGTCGAGCAATGCAGATGTGCTGAAAGCCGAGCTCCTGAAAAGTGACCAGCAAATGATAGAAATACGAATGGGGAAAAACACGGCGCTGGAGATGCTTGGCGAACTTTCGGGAATTTCAATACCTGCCGGATCCGCATGCGGCATTCCGGATTTGGCGGTAAATACCGGTACCGAAGAAAATAACCGTCCGGAAATGAAGCTGTACGACCTTCAAATGGTGAAACTAGATGCATCAAAAAAAATTGCAGATACTCGGTTGATGCCTAAGATTTCCGCATACGGGCAGTTAGGCTACGGTCGGCCGGGACTGAATATGCTCTCGAATGAATTCAATGACTGGTATATGTTTGGAGCGAAAGTGAGCTGGAACGTCTGGAACTGGAACCTATCAAAAAATGAAAAGAAAATTGCGGATCTTCAGAAAGAGATTGTCACAACCCAAAAAGAAACCTTCATAAAGAATGTTAATGTAAATGCACGTAAGGATATTGGCGATATTGAGAAGTACTCACAACTCATCGAAAAGGATTTGGAGATTACCGCACTCAGAAAAAAAATAACACAAACATCATCAGCACAACTCGAAAACGGCGTTATCACGGCAACAGAATACATCACGGAGCTGAACAATGAACTGCAGGCCGCATTGAATCTTGAATTGCATAAAATTCAGAAACAAATGGCAAAAATAAGTTTCCTGAGTGATACCGGAAAGCTGTAA